The following coding sequences are from one Ancylobacter sp. TS-1 window:
- a CDS encoding TlpA disulfide reductase family protein: MAAAAPEAAPGLVPGQAAPALALPSLAHGRQDLAALHGRPVLVHFFATWCEPCRAEMAGLSRLAARRKDRPFALLAVDVGEVELRVRRFFDANPVPFPVLLDEDRSAMKAWKVVALPSSFVLDASHALRLYADGPVDWDDPAADRLLDNVSDPAAAPESAGLPPLNEDEPTRENSP, encoded by the coding sequence TTGGCTGCCGCCGCCCCGGAGGCCGCCCCCGGCCTTGTCCCCGGACAGGCGGCGCCCGCGCTCGCCCTGCCGTCGCTGGCGCATGGCCGGCAGGACCTTGCTGCACTGCACGGACGCCCCGTTCTCGTTCACTTCTTCGCGACATGGTGCGAACCCTGCCGCGCGGAGATGGCCGGGCTCTCGCGGCTCGCCGCGCGCCGCAAGGACCGACCCTTCGCGCTGCTTGCCGTCGATGTCGGCGAGGTGGAGCTGCGGGTGCGCCGCTTCTTCGACGCCAACCCGGTGCCGTTTCCCGTGCTGCTCGACGAGGACCGTTCCGCCATGAAGGCGTGGAAGGTCGTCGCCCTGCCGTCGAGCTTCGTGCTCGACGCCTCCCATGCCCTGCGCCTTTACGCCGATGGCCCGGTCGACTGGGACGACCCGGCCGCCGACCGCCTGCTCGACAATGTGTCCGACCCGGCCGCCGCGCCCGAGAGCGCGGGGCTGCCGCCCCTCAATGAAGATGAACCGACCCGGGAGAACTCGCCATGA
- the fdxH gene encoding formate dehydrogenase subunit beta has protein sequence MFPAIPNPSVSPGADKPRFGEKDIMRRSASEVTPPAERLTEVAKLIDVTKCIGCKACQAACLEWNNLTEEIGFNHGVYTNPMDLTPDTFTLMRFTEWVNPETENLEWLIRKDGCMHCEDPGCLKACPAPGAIVQYSNGIVDFQHENCIGCGYCIKGCPFNIPRISKVDHTAYKCTLCSDRVAVGQGPACQKACPTQAIVFGTKQEMKDWAELRITDLKSRGFDKAGLYDPQGVGGTHVMYVLHHADTPSIYAGLPDNPRISPIVETWKGVTKYVGLAVMGFAAAAGFLHYVVAGPNKVGEEDEENAERLVEGTAPPPPADPTQPEGRV, from the coding sequence ATGTTTCCAGCGATTCCGAACCCGTCCGTCTCCCCCGGCGCCGACAAGCCGCGCTTCGGGGAAAAGGACATCATGCGGCGCTCCGCCTCCGAGGTCACGCCGCCTGCCGAGCGGCTGACCGAGGTGGCCAAGCTGATCGACGTCACCAAGTGCATCGGCTGCAAGGCCTGCCAGGCGGCGTGCCTCGAATGGAACAACCTGACCGAGGAGATCGGCTTCAACCACGGGGTCTACACAAACCCCATGGACCTGACGCCCGACACCTTCACGCTCATGCGCTTTACCGAATGGGTGAACCCCGAGACCGAGAATCTCGAATGGCTCATCCGCAAGGACGGCTGCATGCACTGCGAGGATCCGGGCTGCCTCAAGGCCTGCCCGGCGCCGGGCGCGATCGTGCAGTACTCGAACGGCATCGTCGACTTCCAGCACGAGAACTGCATCGGCTGCGGCTACTGCATCAAGGGCTGCCCCTTCAACATCCCGCGCATCTCGAAGGTCGACCACACGGCGTATAAATGCACGCTGTGCTCGGACCGCGTGGCGGTGGGCCAGGGCCCGGCCTGCCAGAAGGCCTGCCCGACCCAGGCCATCGTCTTCGGCACCAAGCAGGAGATGAAGGACTGGGCCGAGCTGCGCATCACCGACCTCAAGTCGCGGGGCTTCGACAAGGCCGGCCTCTACGACCCGCAGGGCGTGGGCGGCACCCATGTCATGTACGTGCTGCACCACGCCGACACGCCGTCCATCTATGCCGGCCTGCCGGACAATCCGCGCATCTCGCCGATCGTCGAGACCTGGAAGGGCGTGACCAAATATGTCGGTCTCGCCGTGATGGGCTTCGCCGCCGCGGCGGGCTTCCTCCACTACGTCGTCGCCGGTCCCAACAAGGTCGGCGAGGAGGATGAAGAGAACGCCGAGAGGCTGGTCGAGGGCACGGCGCCCCCGCCGCCGGCCGATCCGACGCAGCCGGAAGGGAGGGTCTGA
- a CDS encoding LarC family nickel insertion protein, whose product MTSGGATSASVRRIHLDAVGGVAGDMFVAALLDAFPDLRERVLADARAVLPAGIGAPVLTEGESGAVRALRFGLEAGGGAGQAGHGHSHVHAHGHSHDHAHHHHGDITVAADVEKPAKDMPTHAGTYPDMRARIDAAALHPGTAEHAGAILAILARAEAGIHRVAIEDVHFHEIADWDSLLDVVAAGSIAAALDGAEWSISPLPLGGGLVRTQHGLLPVPAPATAALLEGFDWRDDGVAGERVTPTGAAILRHLARPGRPAGGRLVATGTGAGTRALPGMPNVLRVLAFEEAAPDGYDRDTVAVIAFEVDDMTGEEIGTAAERLRATAGVLDVSLGQLAGKKGRPAVSFRLLARPEAAEDAARACFEQTSTIGLRLTEERRLTLARAAGEIAGIAVKRVARPGGATVKAESDALNGATLAERRAAKARAESRAERATGGGDA is encoded by the coding sequence GTGACATCCGGCGGCGCGACATCCGCCTCGGTGCGGCGGATCCATCTCGACGCGGTGGGCGGCGTCGCCGGCGACATGTTCGTCGCCGCGCTGCTCGACGCGTTCCCCGATCTGCGCGAACGGGTGCTGGCGGATGCCCGCGCCGTGCTGCCGGCGGGAATCGGCGCGCCGGTGCTGACCGAGGGCGAGAGCGGCGCCGTGCGGGCGCTGCGCTTCGGGTTGGAGGCGGGCGGCGGGGCCGGGCAGGCCGGGCATGGTCACTCCCATGTTCATGCGCACGGGCATTCGCACGATCACGCGCATCACCATCACGGCGACATCACCGTCGCGGCGGATGTTGAAAAGCCGGCTAAGGACATGCCGACCCATGCCGGCACCTATCCCGACATGCGGGCGCGCATCGACGCAGCGGCGCTGCATCCGGGCACGGCCGAGCATGCGGGAGCGATCCTCGCCATCCTCGCCCGCGCCGAGGCGGGGATTCATCGCGTCGCCATCGAGGACGTGCATTTCCATGAGATCGCCGACTGGGATTCGCTGCTCGACGTGGTGGCGGCCGGCAGTATCGCCGCCGCGCTCGACGGTGCCGAGTGGTCAATCTCGCCGCTGCCGCTCGGCGGCGGGCTGGTGAGGACGCAGCACGGGCTTCTCCCCGTTCCCGCGCCCGCCACCGCCGCCCTACTCGAGGGCTTCGACTGGCGCGACGACGGCGTGGCCGGCGAGCGTGTTACCCCGACCGGCGCGGCGATCCTCAGGCATCTCGCGCGCCCCGGCCGTCCCGCCGGCGGGCGGCTCGTCGCCACCGGCACCGGGGCGGGCACGCGTGCCCTGCCGGGCATGCCGAACGTGCTGCGTGTGCTCGCCTTCGAAGAGGCGGCGCCGGATGGCTATGACCGCGACACGGTGGCGGTGATCGCCTTCGAGGTCGACGACATGACCGGCGAGGAGATCGGCACCGCCGCCGAGCGGCTACGCGCGACGGCGGGCGTGCTCGATGTCAGCCTCGGCCAGCTCGCCGGCAAGAAGGGGCGGCCGGCGGTCTCGTTCCGCCTGCTGGCCCGGCCGGAGGCGGCCGAGGACGCCGCCCGCGCCTGCTTCGAGCAGACCTCGACCATCGGGCTTCGGCTCACCGAGGAACGCCGGCTGACGCTTGCCCGCGCCGCCGGGGAGATCGCCGGTATTGCCGTGAAGCGGGTCGCGCGGCCGGGCGGGGCGACGGTGAAGGCCGAGAGCGACGCGCTGAACGGCGCCACGCTGGCCGAGCGCCGCGCCGCCAAGGCTCGTGCCGAATCGCGTGCCGAGCGGGCCACCGGAGGCGGCGATGCGTGA
- the larA gene encoding nickel-dependent lactate racemase, translating into MHDTALELAFGRGTLPLNLPARARPTVLRKADLPKLPDNAAAIRHAFDNPVGSAPLAALAKGRKSACILVCDITRPVPNRLFLRPMIEAMLAGGIPAEAITVLVATGLHRPNEGEELAELIGDPWVQETVSVVNHFARDEAAHVDLGPTATRGTPVFIDRRFVEADLRIATGLVEPHFMAGWSGGRKVVAPGVAGHQTIRTFHSARFMEDPLAVQCNLVGNPLHEEQLEIVRKLGEIYALNTVLDEARDLVFVSFGEIIASHLAAVEYVEGATIIGVPRRFHTVVTSSAGYPLDKTYYQTVKGMVTPLDILAPGGTLIIASECSEGFGSEEFREAQARLVELGPERFLATLTAKTLADVDEWQTEMQLKPMRVGRIQLYTTGLTAEERRITAVEIVPDINEAIAQSLARSGDDALAIVPEGPYVIPVFRERQAAA; encoded by the coding sequence ATGCACGACACGGCCCTCGAACTCGCCTTCGGCCGCGGCACGCTGCCGCTCAACCTGCCGGCGCGGGCGCGCCCGACTGTGCTGCGCAAGGCGGACCTTCCCAAGTTGCCGGACAATGCCGCCGCCATCCGCCACGCCTTCGACAATCCCGTCGGCTCGGCCCCGCTGGCCGCGCTGGCGAAGGGGCGCAAGAGCGCCTGCATCCTCGTCTGCGACATCACCCGCCCGGTGCCGAACAGGCTGTTCCTGCGCCCGATGATCGAGGCGATGCTCGCCGGCGGCATTCCCGCCGAGGCGATCACCGTGCTGGTGGCGACCGGCCTGCACCGCCCCAATGAGGGCGAGGAACTGGCCGAGCTGATCGGCGATCCGTGGGTGCAGGAGACGGTGAGCGTCGTCAACCATTTCGCCCGCGACGAGGCGGCTCATGTCGACCTCGGCCCGACCGCCACGCGCGGCACGCCTGTCTTCATCGACCGCCGCTTCGTCGAGGCGGATCTGCGCATCGCGACCGGGCTGGTCGAGCCGCATTTCATGGCCGGCTGGTCCGGCGGGCGCAAGGTGGTGGCGCCGGGCGTCGCCGGCCACCAGACCATCCGCACCTTCCATTCCGCCCGCTTCATGGAAGACCCGCTGGCGGTGCAGTGCAACCTCGTCGGCAACCCGCTGCACGAGGAGCAGCTGGAGATCGTGCGCAAGCTGGGCGAGATCTACGCGCTCAACACGGTGCTGGACGAGGCGCGCGACCTCGTCTTCGTCTCCTTCGGCGAGATTATCGCCAGCCATCTCGCGGCGGTGGAGTATGTGGAGGGCGCCACCATCATCGGCGTGCCGCGCCGCTTCCATACGGTGGTGACGTCCTCGGCCGGCTATCCGCTCGACAAGACCTACTACCAGACGGTGAAGGGCATGGTGACGCCGCTCGACATCCTCGCCCCCGGCGGCACGCTGATCATCGCCTCGGAATGCTCGGAAGGCTTCGGCAGCGAGGAATTCCGCGAGGCGCAAGCCCGCCTCGTCGAACTCGGCCCGGAGCGATTCCTAGCCACGCTGACCGCCAAGACGCTGGCCGATGTCGACGAGTGGCAGACCGAGATGCAGCTCAAGCCGATGCGCGTCGGGCGCATCCAGCTCTACACGACGGGCCTCACCGCCGAGGAGCGGCGCATCACGGCGGTGGAGATCGTGCCCGACATCAACGAGGCGATCGCGCAGAGCCTGGCGCGCTCGGGCGACGACGCGCTCGCCATCGTGCCGGAGGGGCCCTATGTGATCCCGGTTTTCCGCGAGCGGCAGGCGGCGGCGTGA
- a CDS encoding adenine nucleotide alpha hydrolase: protein MREDAALAQELARVLARFETLAVAVSGGVDSLTLATFAHRQGLPLTAIHAVSPAVPAEATARVRNLAEAEGWELVVTGTGEFDDPRYRDNPVDRCYFCKTNLYDRIAGLTERPIASGANLDDLGDYRPGLIAAAERRVVHPMIEAGMTKADVRALARALGLPDIAELPAQPCLASRVETGIAIDAADLAFVETAERRLAPLAKGGTLRCRITHHGVVVELDGAAMEAAEAIGAIAAGLCAGAVRAYAGTRAYRRGAMFVRS, encoded by the coding sequence ATGCGTGAGGACGCGGCGCTGGCGCAAGAACTGGCGCGCGTGCTCGCCCGTTTCGAGACGCTTGCGGTCGCGGTGAGCGGGGGCGTCGATTCCCTGACGCTTGCCACCTTCGCGCACCGGCAGGGGTTGCCGCTCACCGCCATCCACGCGGTCTCGCCCGCCGTGCCGGCCGAGGCCACGGCGCGGGTGCGGAACCTCGCGGAGGCCGAGGGCTGGGAACTGGTCGTCACCGGCACCGGCGAATTCGACGATCCGCGCTACCGCGACAACCCGGTCGACCGCTGCTATTTCTGCAAGACCAATCTTTACGACCGCATCGCCGGCCTGACCGAGCGGCCCATCGCCTCCGGCGCCAATCTCGACGATCTCGGCGACTACCGCCCCGGCCTCATCGCCGCCGCCGAGCGCCGCGTCGTGCATCCGATGATCGAGGCGGGGATGACCAAGGCCGATGTGCGCGCGCTCGCCCGCGCGCTCGGCCTGCCGGATATAGCCGAACTGCCGGCGCAGCCCTGCCTCGCCAGCCGGGTCGAGACCGGCATCGCCATCGACGCCGCCGACCTCGCCTTTGTCGAGACCGCCGAGCGCCGCCTCGCGCCGCTGGCGAAGGGCGGCACGCTGCGCTGCCGGATCACCCATCACGGCGTCGTCGTCGAGCTTGACGGCGCGGCGATGGAGGCGGCGGAGGCCATCGGCGCCATCGCGGCGGGCCTGTGCGCCGGCGCGGTGCGCGCCTATGCCGGCACCCGGGCCTATCGGCGCGGCGCGATGTTCGTCAGGAGCTGA
- the fdnG gene encoding formate dehydrogenase-N subunit alpha, whose product MNMELSRRTFLKTSGAGIAGTTLGAFGFSEAEAAVAAAVKPFHLANTSETRNTCTYCSVACGIIIYSKGDLRKGEKADIVHIEGDSDHPTNRGTLCPKGSALRDIVKSQTRLTQPMLRKPGSDKFEAVSWDVALDKIARAMKDDRDANFVATNSDGVTVNRWLTTGFLAASATTNETAFATYKVVRSTGILAFDNQARVUHGPTVASLAPTFGRGAMTNAWTDIKNTDLVVIMGGNAAEAHPCGFKWVTEAKANRGAKLIVVDPRYNRSASVADFYAPIRQGSDIAFLMGLINYCIGNDKVQWDYVKPFTNASFVVREGYAYQDGLFTGYDEEKRDYVKDTWEYEIGPDGYAVVDETLQNPRCVWNLLKQHVAIYTPEMVERICGTPKDAFLKVAEMVGECSTPTKTMTSMYALGWTQHSKGAQNIRGMAMLQLILGNIGVRGGGMNALRGHSNIQGLTDLGLMSNLIPGYLNIPTQKEADFATYMSTRAFKPLRPNQTSYWQNYRKFFVSFMKSMYGPAATAENDWAYSYLPKLDVPSYDVLRIFDMMKNGKVNLYFCQGFNPLQAFPNKAKLAEGLAKLKLLVIMDPLQTETARFWEDHGTFNKVNPADIKTEVIQLPTTCFAEDEGSLVNSGRWLQWHWPGGSPPGEAKTDTWIMAQIHLRLKALYQKEGGAFPDPIVNLNWSYKDPGEPTAEELAKEMNGSVLADVYDPVDPTKKILEAGKQLAGFGQMRDDGTTAGGCWIFSGCWTEAGNMMARRDNSDPGDAGMFLKWSYSWPANRRILYNRASCDLDGKPWDPSRKLIEWDGAKWTGYDVPDIAPTAKPRDVGPFIMNPEGTSRLWVRKMMRDGPFPVHYEPFESPVANVIAPKIRGNPVARVFKDDWKSFADIGDPNFPYAGTSYRLTEHFHYWTKNNHVNSVLQPEQFVEISEELAKEKGIALGGWVRVWSKRGELYAKAVVTKRIKPMTVDGKVVHIVGVPIHWGFVGAARKGFPANTLTPFVGDANIETPEFKAFMVNIEPSTGPVVA is encoded by the coding sequence ATGAACATGGAGCTCTCGCGCCGTACGTTTCTGAAAACGTCGGGTGCGGGGATCGCGGGCACGACGCTCGGTGCCTTCGGCTTCAGCGAAGCGGAGGCCGCCGTGGCCGCCGCTGTGAAGCCGTTCCACCTGGCGAACACGTCGGAAACGCGAAACACCTGCACCTACTGCTCGGTTGCCTGCGGCATCATCATCTATTCCAAGGGCGACCTTCGGAAAGGCGAGAAGGCCGACATCGTCCATATCGAGGGCGATTCCGATCACCCGACCAATCGCGGCACGCTCTGCCCCAAGGGCTCGGCGCTGCGCGACATCGTGAAGTCGCAGACCCGGCTGACCCAGCCGATGCTGCGCAAGCCCGGCTCGGACAAGTTCGAGGCCGTCTCGTGGGATGTGGCGCTCGACAAGATCGCCCGCGCCATGAAGGACGACCGCGACGCCAATTTCGTCGCCACCAACTCGGACGGGGTGACGGTCAATCGCTGGCTCACCACCGGCTTCCTCGCGGCCTCCGCGACCACCAACGAAACCGCGTTCGCGACCTACAAGGTCGTGCGCTCGACCGGCATATTGGCGTTCGATAACCAAGCGCGCGTCTGACACGGCCCGACGGTGGCGAGTCTCGCCCCAACATTTGGCCGTGGCGCAATGACCAACGCCTGGACGGACATCAAGAACACCGACCTCGTGGTCATCATGGGCGGCAATGCCGCCGAAGCCCATCCGTGCGGATTCAAATGGGTCACCGAGGCGAAAGCCAACCGTGGCGCCAAGCTCATCGTCGTCGACCCGCGCTACAACCGCTCGGCCTCGGTGGCGGATTTCTACGCGCCGATCCGGCAGGGGTCGGACATCGCCTTCCTGATGGGCCTGATCAATTACTGCATCGGCAACGACAAGGTGCAGTGGGACTATGTGAAGCCCTTCACCAACGCCAGCTTCGTGGTGCGCGAGGGCTACGCCTATCAGGACGGCCTGTTCACCGGCTATGACGAGGAAAAGCGCGACTACGTCAAGGACACCTGGGAGTATGAGATCGGCCCGGACGGCTATGCCGTGGTCGACGAGACGCTGCAGAATCCGCGCTGCGTGTGGAACCTGCTGAAGCAGCACGTCGCGATCTACACGCCCGAGATGGTGGAGCGCATCTGCGGCACGCCGAAGGACGCCTTCCTCAAGGTGGCCGAGATGGTGGGCGAATGCTCGACCCCGACCAAGACCATGACGAGCATGTACGCGCTCGGCTGGACCCAGCATTCCAAGGGTGCGCAGAACATTCGCGGCATGGCGATGCTTCAGCTCATCCTGGGCAATATCGGCGTGCGCGGCGGTGGCATGAACGCCCTGCGCGGGCATTCCAACATCCAGGGGCTGACCGATCTCGGGCTGATGAGCAACCTCATCCCCGGCTATCTCAACATCCCCACCCAGAAGGAAGCCGACTTCGCCACCTATATGTCGACGCGGGCCTTCAAGCCGCTGCGGCCGAACCAGACGAGCTACTGGCAGAACTACCGCAAGTTCTTCGTCAGCTTCATGAAGTCGATGTACGGGCCCGCCGCCACCGCGGAGAACGACTGGGCCTACAGCTACCTGCCGAAGCTCGATGTCCCGAGCTACGACGTGCTGCGCATCTTCGACATGATGAAGAACGGCAAGGTGAACCTCTATTTCTGCCAGGGGTTCAACCCGCTGCAGGCCTTCCCCAACAAGGCCAAGCTGGCCGAGGGCCTGGCCAAGCTCAAGCTGCTCGTGATCATGGACCCGCTCCAGACCGAGACGGCCCGCTTCTGGGAGGACCACGGCACCTTCAACAAGGTGAACCCGGCCGACATCAAGACCGAGGTGATCCAGCTTCCCACCACCTGCTTCGCCGAGGACGAGGGCTCGCTGGTCAATTCCGGCCGCTGGCTGCAATGGCACTGGCCCGGCGGCTCGCCTCCGGGCGAGGCGAAGACCGACACCTGGATCATGGCGCAGATCCATCTGCGGCTGAAGGCGCTGTACCAGAAGGAGGGCGGCGCCTTCCCCGACCCGATCGTCAATCTCAACTGGTCCTACAAGGACCCGGGCGAGCCGACGGCGGAGGAACTGGCGAAGGAGATGAACGGCTCGGTGCTGGCCGACGTCTACGACCCCGTCGACCCGACCAAGAAGATCCTGGAAGCGGGCAAGCAGCTTGCCGGCTTCGGCCAGATGCGCGACGACGGCACCACGGCGGGCGGCTGCTGGATATTCTCCGGCTGCTGGACCGAGGCCGGCAACATGATGGCGCGGCGGGACAATTCCGACCCCGGCGATGCCGGCATGTTCCTGAAGTGGTCCTATTCCTGGCCAGCCAACCGGCGCATCCTCTACAACCGCGCCTCCTGCGACCTCGACGGCAAGCCGTGGGATCCCTCGCGCAAGCTGATCGAGTGGGATGGCGCCAAGTGGACCGGCTACGACGTGCCGGACATCGCGCCCACCGCCAAGCCCAGGGATGTCGGCCCCTTCATCATGAACCCCGAAGGCACGTCCCGCCTGTGGGTGCGCAAGATGATGCGGGACGGGCCGTTCCCGGTGCATTACGAGCCGTTCGAGAGCCCGGTCGCCAACGTCATCGCGCCGAAGATACGCGGCAACCCGGTGGCGCGCGTGTTCAAGGACGACTGGAAGAGCTTCGCCGACATCGGCGATCCGAACTTCCCCTATGCCGGCACCTCCTACCGTCTCACCGAGCATTTCCACTACTGGACCAAGAACAACCATGTGAACTCGGTCCTGCAGCCGGAACAGTTCGTCGAGATTTCCGAGGAACTGGCGAAGGAGAAGGGCATCGCGCTCGGCGGCTGGGTGCGGGTGTGGTCGAAGCGCGGCGAGCTTTACGCCAAGGCGGTCGTCACCAAGCGCATCAAGCCGATGACCGTCGACGGCAAGGTCGTCCACATTGTCGGCGTGCCGATCCACTGGGGCTTCGTCGGAGCCGCCCGCAAGGGCTTCCCGGCGAACACGCTGACCCCGTTCGTGGGTGACGCGAACATCGAGACGCCGGAGTTCAAGGCGTTCATGGTCAACATCGAGCCCTCCACCGGGCCGGTGGTGGCATAG
- the selD gene encoding selenide, water dikinase SelD has protein sequence MLDKPADAAPFRLTSLAHGGGCGCKLAPSVLRELLSEQPPGSPFERLLVGTETGDDAAVWQLDDDTCLIATTDFFMPMVDDPYAFGRIAATNAISDVYAMGGKPLLALAILGMPLGKLEPAMVREILKGGASIAAEAGIPVAGGHSIDSPEPIYGLAVIGTARPEAIRRNSTARAGDVLILTKALGVGVYSAAFKKEALSAAAYAEMIASMTTLNRVGTALGTDPDVHAVTDVTGFGILGHGLEMARGSGLALGIEASALPFLTEAGTLAQAGHITGASHRNWASYGEAVRLPDGLPDWRRHLLTDPQTSGGLLAAVAPEAAERVLAAIHAAGYGRAAIIGEVSEGAPVVTVI, from the coding sequence ATGCTCGACAAACCCGCCGACGCCGCCCCGTTCCGCCTCACCAGCCTCGCCCATGGCGGGGGCTGCGGCTGCAAGCTGGCGCCTTCGGTGCTGCGCGAACTGCTGTCCGAGCAGCCGCCGGGCTCGCCCTTCGAGCGGCTGCTGGTCGGCACCGAGACCGGCGACGACGCGGCGGTCTGGCAGCTCGACGACGACACCTGCCTGATCGCCACCACCGACTTCTTCATGCCGATGGTGGACGACCCCTATGCGTTCGGCCGCATCGCCGCCACCAACGCCATCTCCGACGTCTACGCCATGGGCGGCAAGCCGCTGCTGGCGCTCGCCATTCTCGGCATGCCGCTCGGCAAGCTGGAGCCGGCGATGGTGCGCGAGATCCTGAAGGGCGGGGCCTCGATCGCCGCCGAGGCCGGCATTCCGGTGGCCGGCGGCCATTCCATCGATTCGCCCGAGCCGATCTACGGCCTCGCGGTGATCGGCACCGCGCGGCCCGAGGCAATCCGCAGGAACAGCACCGCCCGTGCCGGCGACGTGCTGATCCTGACCAAGGCGCTCGGCGTCGGTGTCTATTCCGCCGCGTTCAAGAAGGAGGCGCTCTCCGCCGCCGCCTATGCCGAGATGATCGCCTCGATGACGACGCTCAACCGCGTCGGCACCGCGCTCGGCACGGACCCGGACGTGCACGCCGTCACCGATGTGACCGGCTTCGGCATTCTCGGCCACGGGCTGGAGATGGCGCGCGGCTCGGGCCTCGCGCTGGGGATCGAGGCGTCGGCCCTGCCTTTCCTGACGGAGGCCGGGACGCTGGCGCAGGCCGGGCACATCACCGGCGCCTCGCACCGCAACTGGGCGAGCTATGGCGAGGCGGTGCGCCTGCCCGACGGCCTGCCCGACTGGCGTCGGCATCTGCTGACCGACCCGCAGACCTCCGGCGGCCTGCTGGCCGCCGTGGCGCCGGAAGCGGCGGAGCGCGTTCTGGCCGCGATCCACGCCGCCGGCTACGGCCGGGCCGCCATCATCGGCGAGGTGTCGGAAGGGGCGCCCGTCGTCACGGTGATCTGA
- a CDS encoding transglutaminase-like domain-containing protein, whose protein sequence is MTSRRDFLKAGVALAAVAAAPHAAFAQAAAPAGAALFAPSPGKWRDFEVVTTLNVAPVDGKAGPAQAWVPLPSYRAADWFRPGESTWKTNAASAEVVTDPHYGAKLLHLTWAPGAADPSVEITSRFSTRDRATDFSRPGSVAALSPEERALFLAATDLIPTDGIVKATADRITAGKASDLEKSRAIYEWVVENTYRNAATRGCGTGDVASLLASGNLGGKCADLNALFVGLNRAAGIPARDIYGIRVAPSAFGYKSLGANSPTISKAQHCRAEVWLDGFGWVATDPADVRKVVLEEPPGKNAMDDAKVLAARKALFGSWEGNWLAYNDGHDIALPGASGPKLGFLMYPQAEVASLRHDCLEPDAFAYVIKASEISA, encoded by the coding sequence ATGACCAGCCGTCGTGACTTCCTCAAAGCCGGCGTCGCCCTTGCGGCCGTCGCCGCCGCCCCGCACGCCGCCTTCGCGCAGGCGGCCGCCCCCGCCGGCGCCGCGCTCTTCGCCCCCAGCCCGGGCAAGTGGCGCGACTTCGAGGTGGTGACGACGCTGAACGTCGCCCCCGTCGACGGCAAGGCCGGCCCGGCGCAGGCCTGGGTGCCGCTGCCCTCCTACCGCGCCGCCGACTGGTTCAGGCCCGGCGAGAGCACATGGAAGACCAACGCCGCCAGCGCCGAAGTGGTGACGGATCCCCATTACGGCGCCAAGCTGCTGCACCTGACCTGGGCACCCGGCGCGGCCGATCCGAGCGTCGAGATCACCTCGCGCTTTTCCACCCGCGACCGCGCGACCGACTTCTCCAGGCCGGGCAGTGTCGCCGCCCTCTCTCCGGAAGAGCGGGCGTTGTTCCTGGCCGCCACCGACCTCATTCCCACCGACGGCATCGTGAAGGCGACCGCCGACAGGATCACCGCCGGCAAGGCGAGCGACCTCGAGAAGTCGCGCGCCATCTATGAATGGGTGGTCGAGAACACCTATCGCAACGCCGCCACGCGCGGCTGCGGCACCGGCGATGTCGCCTCGCTGCTGGCGAGCGGCAATCTCGGCGGCAAATGCGCCGATCTCAACGCCCTGTTCGTCGGCCTCAACCGCGCCGCCGGCATCCCGGCGCGCGACATCTACGGCATCCGCGTGGCGCCCTCGGCCTTCGGCTACAAGAGCCTCGGCGCCAATTCGCCGACCATCTCCAAGGCGCAGCACTGCCGCGCCGAAGTGTGGCTGGACGGCTTCGGCTGGGTCGCAACCGATCCGGCCGACGTGCGCAAGGTCGTGCTGGAGGAGCCGCCGGGCAAGAACGCCATGGACGACGCCAAGGTGCTCGCCGCGCGCAAGGCGCTGTTCGGTTCCTGGGAGGGCAACTGGCTGGCCTATAATGACGGCCACGACATCGCCCTGCCGGGCGCCAGCGGGCCGAAGCTCGGCTTCCTCATGTACCCGCAGGCGGAAGTGGCGAGCCTGCGCCATGACTGCCTCGAACCCGACGCGTTCGCCTATGTGATCAAGGCGAGCGAAATCTCGGCCTGA